The region AATCCCATACCTCCAAAAATTTGGATACCTTCATCGGTACAATTTTGAACGTCTTCTGAAACAGCAACTTTTAAGATAGAACATTCAATAGCAAATTCTTCTACCCCTTTTAATTCAGCTTCTTGGTGTGTATTTCCTTCAGCAATTCTCGATTCAATTCTTTCTTGGATACTACCTGCTGCTCTGTATGAAGCACTTTCACCAGCATAAGTATTGGTTGCCATTTCAGCTAATTTAGCTTGAATTGCTCCAAAATTAGCAATAGGTGTTTTAAATTGTACTCTTTCATTAGCATACTTAACTGCACCAGTTACGGTACGTCTTTGTGCTTCTAAACACGCTGCAGCTAATTTAATACGGCCAACATTAAGTGCGTTCATGGCAATTTTGAATCCTTCACCACGACCAGCTAACATATTTTCTACAGGAACTTTAGTTTCATTAAAGAATACCTGACGAGTAGAACTAGCACGGATACCTAATTTATGCTCTTCTTCACCTAAAGTAATTCCATTATTATTGTTCGGATCGTATTCAACAATAAATCCAGTGATATTTTTATCATCTTCGATTCTTGCAAAAACAATCATTAAATTACAGAATCCTGCATTAGATATCCACATTTTTTGACCAGAGATTAAATAATGTGTTCCGTCTGCAGAAAGTACCGCTTTAGTTTTACCTGAATTAGCATCTGATCCTGCGCCTGGTTCCGTTAAACAATATGAACCAAACCATTCACCTGAAGCTAATTTTGGTACATATTTTAATTTTTGTTCTTCTGTACCATATAAAGTAATAGGCATAGTACCAATACCTGTATGCGCACCAAATGCAGTTGAAAAAGAACCTGTAGCTCCAGAAATATAGTCACATACTAACATCGTATTGATGAATCCCATTCCTAAACCTCCGTAAGCTTCTGGAACAGCTACACCTAAAAACCCAAGTTCACCTGCTTTACGCATACACTCTTCAGTGTAAGCATAATCTTTCTTTTCAAATTTATCTTTATGAGGCCATAATTCTTTGTCAACGAATTCTTTTACAGAATCACGCATCATAATTTGTTCTTCATTAAAATCTTCTGGTGTGAAAATGTCTTCACATTTTGTTTCTTTTACTAGGAATTGTCCTCCTCTTGTGATATCTTTCATACTATTTTGTTTAAGTTGGTTTTTTAAATTAATTCGAAAATTCCAGCAGCTCCTTGTCCAGTTCCTACACACATAGAAACCATTCCATATTTAGCACCTCTAATTTTCATTTCATCAAATAATTGTACAGATAATTTAGCACCAGTACAGCCTAGAGGGTGGCCTAAAGCAATAGCCCCTCCATTAACATTAATGATTTCCGGATTTAAATTTAACTCTCTAATAACGGCTAACGATTGTGCAGCAAAAGCTTCATTTAACTCTATTAGATCAATTTGATTTTGATTTAATTTGGCTTGAGCTAAGGCTTTAGGAATAGCTTTTACAGGTCCAATTCCCATGATTCTTGGTTCAACACCAGAAGCGGCATAACTTACCATACGAGCAATTGGTTGTAAGTTTAATTCTTTAACCATTTCTTCGCTCATAACCATTACAAAAGCAGCACCATCACTCATTTGAGAAGAATTCCCCGCTGTAACACTTCCATCTGCTGCAAAAACAGGTTTTAAACCTGATAAAGCTTCAATAGAAGTACCTGCTCTTGGACCTTCATCTTTGGCTACTGTATAGGTTTTTGTTTCTTTTTTACCTTTCTCGTTAATAAAAGTTTGTTCAACAGTAATAGGAACTATTTGGTTATCAAATTTGCCTTCAGCCTGAGCTTTTAAAGCTTTCATGTGCGATTGATAAGCAAATTCGTCTTGATCTGCACGAGATACATTAAATTGATTAGCAACTGCTTCAGCTGTTAATCCCATTCCCCAATAATAATCTTCATGTCCGGCAGCAGCTACCTTATAATCAGGTGTTGGTTTATAGCCACCCATTGGTATATAACTCATACTTTCTGCTCCACCTGCAATAATACAATCTGCCATTCCTGATTGAATTTTAGCTGTTGCCATTGCGATAGTTTCTAATCCAGAAGCACAATATCTATTTACGGTTACTCCCGGTACATCATTTACTTTTAATCCCATTAATGAAATTAAACGACCTACATTTAAACCTTGTTCGGCTTCAGGCATGGCATTTCCAACCATAACATCGTCAATTCGAGCTTTATCAAACTCCGGTAATTGCGACATCATAAATTCGATTGTTTCAGCAGCCAATTCATCTGGTCTTTTGAAACGGAACAATCCTTTTGGTGCTTTTCCAACGGCTGTTCGATATCCTTTAACAATATATGCTGTTTTCATTTTTAGTTTCTTAGTGGTTTTCCTTTAGTTAACATAAATTGGATTCTTTCCAAAGTTTTTCTCTCTGCGGTTAAAGACAAGAAAGCTTCACGCTCAAGGTCTAATAAATATTGTTCAGACACTAATGTGGATTCTGATAAATCACCTCCAGCCATTACATAAGCTAACTTATTAGCAATTTTTTTATCGTGTTCAGAAATATATTTACCAGCCTCCATTTGGTCTGTACCAACTAAGAACATACCTAAAGCTTGTTTTCCTAATACTTTAATATCTTTTCTAGCAGTAGGTTGTGTGTAGCCTTGTTCGGCCATTTGAAGTGCCACTTGTTTTGCAGTTGCAATTTGACGGTCTCTATTGACAACAACGATATCTTTATGTTTTTGTAAGATACCTAAATCATAAGCCTCATAGGCAGATGTTGCCACTTTAGCCATACCCACTGTTAAGAAATATTCTTGTAAAACATTTAACTCAACATCATTTTTTCTAAAGGTATCAGCTGCTCTTAAAGCCATTTCTTTAGAACCACCACCGCCTGGAATCAATCCAACACCAAATTCAACTAATCCAATGTATGTTTCTGCTGCGGCTACTGCTTTGTCTGCATGCATAGTTAATTCACATCCACCACCTAAAGTCATACCGTGTGGAGCTGCAATTACAGGGATAGAAGAATAACGACAACGCATCATAGTGTTTTGGAACATTTTAATGGCTGCATTTAACTCGTCGTATTCTTGTTC is a window of Flavobacterium indicum GPTSA100-9 = DSM 17447 DNA encoding:
- a CDS encoding acyl-CoA dehydrogenase family protein, with amino-acid sequence MKDITRGGQFLVKETKCEDIFTPEDFNEEQIMMRDSVKEFVDKELWPHKDKFEKKDYAYTEECMRKAGELGFLGVAVPEAYGGLGMGFINTMLVCDYISGATGSFSTAFGAHTGIGTMPITLYGTEEQKLKYVPKLASGEWFGSYCLTEPGAGSDANSGKTKAVLSADGTHYLISGQKMWISNAGFCNLMIVFARIEDDKNITGFIVEYDPNNNNGITLGEEEHKLGIRASSTRQVFFNETKVPVENMLAGRGEGFKIAMNALNVGRIKLAAACLEAQRRTVTGAVKYANERVQFKTPIANFGAIQAKLAEMATNTYAGESASYRAAGSIQERIESRIAEGNTHQEAELKGVEEFAIECSILKVAVSEDVQNCTDEGIQIFGGMGFSEDTPMESAWRDARIARIYEGTNEINRMLSVGMLVKKAMKGHVDLLGPAMAVAEELMGIPSFDTPDYTELFAEEKEMIAKLKKAFLMVAGAAVQKFGPDLESHQQLLMAAADMLIEIYMAESTILRVEKLAKKVGESQAQEQIAMAQLYLYHAVDIVSQKGKEGIVSFAEGDEQRMMLMGLRRYTKYVNMPNVVALREKIAAKLITENQYAF
- a CDS encoding acetyl-CoA C-acyltransferase, which translates into the protein MKTAYIVKGYRTAVGKAPKGLFRFKRPDELAAETIEFMMSQLPEFDKARIDDVMVGNAMPEAEQGLNVGRLISLMGLKVNDVPGVTVNRYCASGLETIAMATAKIQSGMADCIIAGGAESMSYIPMGGYKPTPDYKVAAAGHEDYYWGMGLTAEAVANQFNVSRADQDEFAYQSHMKALKAQAEGKFDNQIVPITVEQTFINEKGKKETKTYTVAKDEGPRAGTSIEALSGLKPVFAADGSVTAGNSSQMSDGAAFVMVMSEEMVKELNLQPIARMVSYAASGVEPRIMGIGPVKAIPKALAQAKLNQNQIDLIELNEAFAAQSLAVIRELNLNPEIINVNGGAIALGHPLGCTGAKLSVQLFDEMKIRGAKYGMVSMCVGTGQGAAGIFELI